The Sporomusa termitida genome has a window encoding:
- a CDS encoding ketopantoate reductase family protein → MQIAVVGSGAIGGLFGAFLHKSGEDVTFVDINTEHVAAMQANGLTIVRQGGVEVLPVKAVSRIEAAGTPDLILFAVKAYDNEQAARDCLKIAGQDTSILTVQNGVGNVETIAAILGANRILAGTTAFGCTVLGPGIIKPSATGSISIGELNGTITPRLQQVVAAFTNAGVEMHVSQNVDSLIWTKLLANVGINALAAITMLTNGQLLEYKETERLQAAVVQEGAAVAKAKGIKFMVADILEHVRGICRSTYDNKASMRQDIERGLRTEVLAINGAIVDEGAKLGIPTPVNETLTNLLKAIERRGKLPPQR, encoded by the coding sequence TTGCAGATTGCCGTTGTTGGTTCAGGGGCGATTGGCGGTTTATTTGGGGCATTTTTACACAAAAGCGGTGAAGATGTAACCTTTGTTGATATTAATACAGAACATGTGGCGGCTATGCAGGCAAATGGCCTGACAATTGTCCGCCAAGGCGGCGTGGAGGTACTGCCGGTCAAAGCCGTTAGCCGAATTGAGGCCGCCGGTACACCGGATTTGATACTGTTTGCTGTTAAGGCTTACGATAACGAACAGGCGGCGCGGGATTGTCTGAAAATTGCCGGTCAAGATACGAGCATACTTACTGTCCAGAATGGGGTAGGGAATGTAGAAACTATCGCTGCCATTTTGGGCGCTAACCGCATCCTGGCCGGTACGACCGCCTTTGGCTGTACTGTATTAGGACCGGGCATCATTAAACCCAGCGCAACAGGGTCAATTTCAATCGGGGAACTGAATGGAACAATAACACCACGGCTGCAGCAAGTGGTTGCTGCCTTTACTAACGCCGGGGTGGAGATGCATGTCAGTCAGAATGTGGACAGCCTGATCTGGACAAAGCTATTAGCCAATGTGGGCATTAACGCTCTTGCTGCCATTACGATGCTGACCAATGGCCAGCTACTGGAATATAAGGAAACAGAGAGGCTTCAGGCGGCAGTGGTGCAGGAAGGTGCTGCCGTGGCCAAGGCTAAAGGGATTAAGTTTATGGTGGCTGATATTTTGGAACATGTCCGGGGCATTTGCCGTTCCACTTATGATAATAAGGCTTCTATGAGGCAGGATATAGAGCGGGGACTAAGGACTGAGGTGCTTGCCATCAATGGGGCGATCGTGGACGAAGGCGCAAAACTGGGTATTCCCACTCCTGTTAATGAAACACTGACTAACCTGCTTAAGGCAATTGAAAGGCGCGGCAAACTGCCGCCGCAGCGCTGA
- a CDS encoding lactate racemase domain-containing protein — MKFPRVVLVRQRSDVPALQDMAAVVKQEIAGLNLAVTAGARIAIAVGSRGIANHALIVRAVAEELQRLGAEPFIVPAMGSHGGATAEGQVMVLATLGITAESIGVPIRSSLEVVRIGTTESGIPVLIDKIAMEADGIVLVHRVKAHTDFIGPVESGLMKLITIGLGNHQGAQTAHRFAVKRGFNNVIPVVARYVLQTAPVLFGLGIVENFYHETAIIKAAIAADIEKSEQHLLQAAKQMMAVIPFATLDVVIVQQIGKQISGTGMDTNVVGRIYNAAEPEAEFPQYTRIVALDLADDSYGNAVGIGMADLTTRRLVAKIDFKATAINCLTGAAPEKGRVPIALESDKEAIAAALMICGPTAPEAARLVWIKNTLELEHFYLSEALLPELAGNPKLAVLSALAELPFDGDGNLVWPAATMN, encoded by the coding sequence ATGAAGTTTCCCAGAGTGGTCTTGGTCAGGCAACGCTCGGATGTACCTGCCTTACAGGATATGGCTGCGGTTGTTAAGCAGGAAATAGCCGGGTTAAACCTGGCCGTGACAGCCGGGGCCCGGATCGCCATCGCGGTGGGCAGCCGGGGCATAGCCAACCATGCCTTAATTGTGCGGGCCGTTGCTGAAGAATTACAAAGGCTGGGCGCTGAACCCTTTATTGTGCCGGCGATGGGCAGCCATGGCGGGGCTACCGCCGAAGGGCAGGTTATGGTGCTGGCAACGCTGGGAATTACGGCCGAGAGTATTGGTGTGCCGATACGGTCCTCGCTGGAGGTGGTCCGGATTGGCACCACCGAATCAGGCATCCCGGTTTTAATTGATAAAATTGCTATGGAAGCAGACGGCATTGTTCTGGTTCACAGGGTCAAAGCGCACACGGATTTTATCGGTCCTGTCGAAAGCGGGCTGATGAAGCTGATTACGATTGGTTTAGGCAATCATCAAGGCGCACAAACAGCGCATAGATTTGCGGTTAAACGGGGGTTTAACAATGTTATCCCGGTAGTAGCACGCTATGTGCTGCAAACGGCTCCTGTTTTATTCGGGCTAGGGATAGTGGAAAACTTTTACCATGAGACCGCGATTATTAAAGCGGCAATAGCGGCGGATATTGAAAAAAGCGAGCAGCACTTGTTGCAGGCTGCCAAGCAGATGATGGCAGTGATTCCGTTTGCCACGCTGGATGTGGTGATTGTGCAGCAAATTGGCAAGCAGATATCCGGCACCGGTATGGATACCAATGTTGTTGGCAGAATCTATAATGCTGCGGAACCGGAAGCCGAGTTCCCGCAGTACACCAGGATTGTGGCTCTGGATTTGGCCGATGACAGCTATGGCAACGCCGTAGGTATCGGCATGGCTGATTTAACGACACGGCGGCTGGTGGCTAAGATTGATTTTAAGGCCACAGCAATCAACTGCCTGACCGGTGCCGCCCCGGAAAAAGGACGGGTGCCTATCGCACTGGAATCGGATAAAGAGGCGATTGCCGCCGCGCTTATGATCTGCGGACCAACAGCGCCGGAGGCGGCGCGGCTGGTTTGGATAAAGAATACGCTGGAATTAGAGCATTTTTATCTTTCGGAGGCCCTGCTGCCCGAACTTGCCGGCAATCCTAAGCTGGCCGTGCTGTCCGCCTTGGCGGAACTGCCTTTTGACGGGGACGGCAATCTGGTTTGGCCGGCAGCAACTATGAATTAA
- a CDS encoding IclR family transcriptional regulator, with translation MSESVTAVHSVEKSLKILETLSRVEAMGISELSRELGWGKGTVHRIITTLRIHGYVEQTANEKYKLSFKLFELGNRMVNHIGIRKTAHPYLEQLAGITNETVNLAVLDFNQVIYIDRIESREPLRMGLDVGTRFPAYCTALGLAILAYLDTEKLNALLAEFERQGQFLKYTDKTVVELPLIREQLATVRQRGYSIDDEYYLPGIRGVAAPVFNHSGTVKAAISVAGPAIRMTEAVMAEFMPVVKETANRISVQLGYSG, from the coding sequence ATGAGTGAATCCGTTACTGCAGTACACTCAGTAGAAAAATCATTAAAAATTTTAGAGACTTTGAGCCGGGTGGAAGCAATGGGGATCAGTGAATTAAGCAGAGAACTCGGCTGGGGAAAGGGTACGGTCCACCGCATCATTACCACCCTGCGCATTCATGGCTATGTAGAACAGACCGCCAACGAAAAATATAAACTGAGTTTTAAGCTTTTTGAACTGGGGAACCGCATGGTGAATCATATCGGCATTCGCAAGACGGCCCATCCGTATTTGGAACAACTGGCCGGGATTACAAACGAGACGGTGAATCTGGCCGTCTTGGATTTTAATCAGGTCATTTATATTGACCGGATTGAGAGCCGTGAGCCTTTGCGGATGGGACTTGACGTGGGGACACGATTTCCGGCCTACTGTACCGCGCTGGGGTTAGCTATCCTAGCTTATCTGGATACGGAAAAACTTAATGCCTTGCTGGCTGAGTTCGAACGGCAGGGTCAGTTTCTAAAATATACAGATAAAACGGTTGTTGAGTTGCCTTTAATCAGGGAGCAGCTGGCGACGGTCAGGCAGCGGGGCTATTCTATTGATGATGAATACTATCTCCCGGGCATCCGCGGGGTGGCGGCGCCGGTATTTAATCATTCCGGCACCGTAAAAGCGGCTATCAGTGTGGCCGGACCGGCCATCAGGATGACTGAGGCGGTGATGGCTGAATTTATGCCTGTAGTCAAGGAAACAGCCAACAGGATTTCGGTACAGCTTGGTTATAGCGGGTAA
- a CDS encoding ABC transporter ATP-binding protein: MMNMHSIATENLAVAYDENLVVDDLDMQIPKGKITAIIGPNGCGKSTVLKAAGRILKPKGGMVYLNGDNIRRLTTKEVAQKMAILPQSPQAPAGLTVGELVAYGRFPHQRGLGKLKPEDKEIIQWALAVTRLVEFETTAVDNLSGGQRQRVWIAMALAQQTDLILLDEPTTYLDLAYQLEVLELLYRLNREQSCTIVMVLHDLNLAARFADYMIALRCGDIIKHGTPEEVMTTEVLRETFHIDAEIVKETRTGRPTCVSYDLIRPVEDSCDICEKVCG; the protein is encoded by the coding sequence ATGATGAACATGCACAGTATTGCAACAGAAAACTTAGCCGTCGCCTACGATGAAAACCTTGTGGTGGACGATCTGGATATGCAAATCCCAAAGGGGAAAATTACGGCCATCATCGGGCCGAATGGCTGCGGGAAATCCACCGTATTAAAGGCTGCGGGCCGAATCTTAAAACCCAAGGGCGGCATGGTGTACCTGAATGGAGATAATATCCGCCGCCTGACAACGAAAGAGGTGGCGCAGAAGATGGCCATCCTTCCTCAATCCCCGCAGGCCCCGGCAGGGCTGACCGTGGGCGAGCTTGTGGCTTACGGGCGTTTCCCCCATCAGCGGGGCTTGGGGAAGCTGAAACCCGAGGATAAGGAAATTATCCAGTGGGCGCTGGCGGTAACGCGCCTCGTCGAGTTTGAAACCACGGCGGTGGACAATCTCTCCGGCGGCCAGCGGCAGCGGGTGTGGATTGCAATGGCCCTTGCCCAGCAGACTGACCTGATCCTGCTGGACGAGCCGACGACCTATCTTGATCTGGCTTATCAATTAGAGGTTCTGGAATTGCTCTACCGCCTGAACCGGGAGCAAAGCTGCACGATTGTGATGGTACTGCATGACCTTAATTTGGCCGCCCGTTTTGCGGATTACATGATTGCCCTACGCTGCGGTGACATTATCAAGCACGGTACGCCGGAGGAAGTCATGACTACAGAGGTTCTCCGCGAAACCTTCCACATCGACGCGGAAATCGTGAAGGAAACGCGCACGGGCCGCCCCACCTGTGTTTCCTACGACCTGATCCGGCCGGTCGAGGATAGCTGCGATATATGCGAGAAAGTGTGTGGATGA
- a CDS encoding FecCD family ABC transporter permease produces the protein MDIRQKNEAYKRKIAIRNTAIVTGCAALLVISFMISMNTGYTKLTPPDTLRTLFGGGTAKENLILFDFRLPRIVVSILVGAGLALSGCIIQGVSKNALADPGLLGINAGAGLTVILYVMFFGAQSFLSVFTLPFLALAGAGVTAILIYALAFKKGEGIAPLRLILTGVALQAGISALTTLLVVKLDETQFTFVATWQAGSIWGSNWKFVLALLPWLLLLIPYVMYKARVLDVLNMGDDVAYSLGASVERERRGLLAASVALAASCVAVSGSISFVGLIAPHLARRLVGPKHAILLPACALTGAVLVAVADTIARVIVQPSEIPTGIMVAIIGAPYFLYLLAKSRQ, from the coding sequence ATGGACATACGGCAGAAAAACGAAGCGTATAAAAGAAAAATCGCCATCCGAAACACGGCCATCGTCACCGGATGTGCGGCTTTGCTTGTGATTTCCTTTATGATCAGCATGAATACAGGATATACGAAGCTCACTCCGCCGGATACCCTGCGCACCCTGTTCGGTGGCGGCACGGCTAAAGAAAACCTGATTTTGTTCGATTTCCGGCTGCCCCGCATTGTTGTTTCTATCCTCGTTGGCGCAGGGTTGGCGCTCTCCGGCTGTATCATCCAGGGTGTTTCAAAGAACGCGCTGGCCGACCCCGGCTTGCTCGGTATCAACGCGGGCGCCGGGCTTACGGTCATCCTGTATGTGATGTTTTTCGGCGCTCAGTCCTTTCTCTCGGTCTTTACCTTACCTTTTCTGGCATTGGCAGGCGCGGGCGTGACGGCCATTTTGATTTATGCGCTGGCTTTCAAGAAGGGTGAGGGCATCGCTCCCCTGCGTCTGATCTTGACCGGCGTGGCGCTACAGGCCGGTATTTCTGCCCTGACTACCTTGCTGGTCGTGAAACTGGACGAAACGCAGTTTACCTTCGTGGCGACATGGCAGGCGGGCAGCATTTGGGGTTCAAACTGGAAATTCGTGTTGGCGTTACTTCCGTGGCTGCTGCTCCTGATTCCCTATGTAATGTACAAGGCCCGTGTTTTGGACGTGCTGAACATGGGCGATGACGTGGCGTACAGCTTAGGTGCGTCGGTGGAACGTGAACGGCGCGGGCTGCTGGCGGCGTCTGTTGCCCTTGCCGCCTCCTGCGTGGCGGTGAGCGGCAGCATCAGCTTTGTGGGGCTGATCGCACCCCATCTGGCGCGACGGCTGGTAGGGCCTAAGCATGCCATTTTGCTGCCCGCCTGCGCCCTAACGGGCGCGGTGCTGGTAGCGGTAGCAGACACCATCGCGCGGGTGATCGTGCAGCCCTCTGAGATACCCACCGGCATCATGGTAGCCATCATCGGCGCACCGTATTTCCTCTACCTGTTGGCAAAGAGCAGGCAGTAA
- a CDS encoding FecCD family ABC transporter permease: MNQPKEAVQPVQDIEQKKKDRAWAAWLIILCGGGLLVLLMAFSITKGAAGIPLSSVWDALFRFDAENTRQLIVVDLRLPRVIASALVGAAFAVAGAIMQGTTRNPMADSGLLGLNAGAGFALSICFAFFPGMGYMQIILFSFSGSALGAGLVNGIASRRRGGATPMRLVLAGAAVSALLAAFSQGIALYFAVAQDLMFWTAGGMAGSNWEQIKIMTPWILAALLGAIALSRSISLLSLGEDVAKGLGLNTAIVNALCSLIVLILAGASVSVVGAVGFVGLIIPHLARSLVGVDYRWIIPSSAVLGALLMVAADLGARMLNPPFETPIGVLTALVGVPFFLYLSRKQKRAL; the protein is encoded by the coding sequence ATGAATCAGCCAAAAGAAGCGGTACAGCCGGTTCAGGATATAGAACAAAAGAAAAAAGACCGCGCTTGGGCGGCGTGGCTTATTATCCTATGCGGCGGCGGGCTGTTGGTCCTGCTCATGGCCTTTTCGATTACCAAGGGCGCGGCGGGAATTCCGCTTTCCTCAGTGTGGGACGCCCTGTTCCGCTTTGATGCGGAGAACACCCGGCAGCTGATCGTGGTTGACCTGCGTCTGCCCCGGGTCATCGCCAGCGCCCTTGTGGGCGCGGCCTTTGCCGTGGCCGGGGCCATTATGCAGGGAACGACCCGAAATCCGATGGCTGATTCCGGGCTGTTAGGGCTAAATGCCGGGGCGGGCTTCGCCCTGTCCATCTGCTTTGCGTTTTTTCCCGGCATGGGGTATATGCAGATTATCCTATTCTCCTTTTCAGGATCTGCATTGGGGGCGGGGCTGGTCAATGGCATCGCATCCCGGCGGCGTGGCGGCGCAACACCGATGCGCCTGGTTCTGGCGGGCGCTGCGGTCAGCGCGCTGCTGGCGGCGTTCAGTCAGGGCATCGCACTGTATTTCGCTGTGGCTCAGGACCTCATGTTTTGGACGGCAGGCGGCATGGCCGGTTCCAATTGGGAGCAAATCAAAATTATGACGCCGTGGATACTCGCCGCTTTGCTGGGGGCGATTGCTCTCTCTCGTTCCATTTCTCTGTTAAGTCTGGGCGAAGACGTGGCCAAGGGCTTGGGGCTCAATACGGCCATAGTCAACGCCCTTTGCTCTCTCATTGTTCTGATACTGGCGGGGGCTTCGGTATCCGTGGTGGGCGCGGTGGGCTTTGTAGGCCTGATTATTCCCCATCTGGCAAGATCCCTTGTGGGGGTGGATTACCGCTGGATCATACCGTCCTCGGCGGTACTGGGGGCACTTTTGATGGTTGCGGCGGATTTGGGTGCGAGAATGCTCAACCCGCCCTTTGAAACGCCCATCGGTGTATTGACTGCGCTGGTCGGCGTGCCCTTCTTTTTATATCTATCCCGCAAGCAAAAGAGGGCGTTGTAA
- a CDS encoding ABC transporter ATP-binding protein, translated as MVKNMKRFLKYYRPYKGLFFLDLFCAVAAALLGLLFPFTVSRIVDTLLPAGNWGLILSSCAALAGVYLVNTALKYVVDYWGERLGLYIETDLRTELYTHMQKLSFRFFDNHKTGQLASRISNDLLDVGNMAHYGPEHFLIAVFTLIGSLFLMFCANWQLALLLGVFVLMLLAMNIYFMQRLVAARGRMFGAIGGFISRLEDGIGGIRVVQAFANENYQRKLFMKDNQKFCEAKIEGFKNTAKNEAVTYIFINLLPVLALLGGSWFTLNGGMSSGGLFSFILLATVMVTPVQMLAAFSVRFPNGMAGFKNFLEIMDTEPEIKDAAGAVEVSSLRGDIRYENITFGYNQGQAVLENINLSVCAGETVAFVGASGSGKTTLCSLLPRFYEPEAGHIAIDGMDIRDMTLYSLRRQIGVVQQDVFLFAGTVRENIQFGKLDATEQEIWAAARRAQLDAFIREQPDGLDTIIGERGVKLSGGQKQRLSIARMFLKNPPILILDEATSALDTQTEAAIQQSLAELSKGRTTLVIAHRLATVRNADRIVVLTESGIMEQGSHEQLLQQGGIYSRLHRGQAGA; from the coding sequence ATGGTTAAAAACATGAAACGCTTTCTAAAATACTACCGCCCCTACAAAGGCTTGTTTTTTCTGGATTTGTTCTGTGCGGTGGCGGCGGCTCTGCTGGGGCTGCTTTTTCCCTTCACAGTGAGTCGCATCGTGGACACCCTCCTGCCCGCCGGAAACTGGGGCTTGATTTTATCTTCCTGCGCCGCACTTGCGGGCGTCTACCTGGTCAATACCGCCCTCAAATATGTGGTGGACTATTGGGGGGAGCGGCTGGGCCTGTATATCGAAACTGACCTGCGCACGGAGCTTTATACCCACATGCAGAAGCTTTCCTTCCGCTTTTTTGATAATCATAAGACAGGGCAGCTTGCTTCCCGGATTTCCAATGATTTGCTGGATGTGGGAAACATGGCCCACTACGGGCCGGAGCATTTCCTGATTGCGGTATTTACCCTGATCGGCTCCCTGTTCCTGATGTTTTGCGCCAACTGGCAGCTTGCGCTTTTACTGGGTGTCTTTGTCCTGATGCTGCTGGCCATGAACATCTACTTTATGCAAAGGCTGGTGGCGGCCAGAGGGCGTATGTTCGGAGCCATTGGGGGCTTTATATCCCGGCTGGAGGACGGCATCGGCGGTATCCGCGTGGTGCAGGCGTTTGCCAACGAAAATTATCAGAGAAAGCTGTTTATGAAGGACAACCAAAAATTCTGTGAGGCGAAAATCGAGGGTTTCAAGAATACTGCCAAAAATGAGGCCGTTACCTATATTTTCATCAACCTGCTGCCGGTTCTGGCCCTGCTGGGAGGGAGCTGGTTTACCTTAAACGGAGGCATGAGCAGCGGCGGGCTGTTCAGCTTCATCCTGCTGGCAACTGTGATGGTGACGCCCGTTCAGATGCTGGCCGCCTTTTCCGTCCGCTTTCCCAACGGCATGGCGGGTTTTAAGAATTTCCTTGAAATCATGGACACCGAGCCGGAAATCAAGGATGCTGCCGGTGCTGTAGAGGTGAGCTCTCTGCGGGGCGATATCAGATATGAAAACATTACCTTCGGCTATAACCAGGGACAGGCCGTGCTGGAGAATATCAATTTGTCCGTCTGCGCCGGTGAAACGGTCGCCTTTGTGGGAGCCTCCGGTTCGGGTAAAACCACCCTGTGCAGCCTGCTGCCCCGCTTCTACGAACCAGAGGCCGGGCACATTGCCATCGACGGCATGGATATCCGGGATATGACGCTGTATTCCCTGCGACGGCAGATCGGTGTGGTGCAGCAGGACGTTTTCCTGTTTGCCGGTACGGTCCGGGAAAACATCCAGTTCGGCAAGCTGGACGCCACGGAGCAGGAGATATGGGCGGCAGCCCGGCGAGCCCAGCTTGACGCGTTCATCCGGGAGCAACCGGACGGGCTTGACACCATCATCGGGGAGCGCGGAGTGAAGCTCTCCGGCGGGCAGAAGCAGCGGCTTTCCATTGCCCGGATGTTCTTGAAGAACCCGCCCATTCTCATTTTGGACGAGGCCACTTCCGCGCTGGATACCCAGACCGAGGCGGCAATCCAGCAATCGCTGGCTGAGCTGTCCAAGGGACGCACGACACTGGTTATCGCCCACCGGCTGGCGACGGTGCGCAACGCCGACCGCATCGTTGTATTGACGGAAAGCGGCATCATGGAACAAGGCAGTCACGAACAACTATTGCAACAAGGCGGGATATACAGCCGCCTGCATCGGGGGCAGGCCGGAGCGTAG
- a CDS encoding ABC transporter substrate-binding protein produces the protein MKRSLGLLVAIALLTGLLAGCAGAPAKDSTSGAAGEAAWPRTVEDDYGHRITLAEKPERVVVLYYGHIETLIVLGHPPVGAALAHTAMRGFETLERYADKIEIIDVGDPSKPNLERILEVAPDLIIGTATHTGAYDDLSKIAPTVLFNSEDWAANLYDYAECLGAEKEAEQYIADVDALMTDAREKLSEYKDKTFFIAFDLGKNTFGAIGTKVTRQQVFFDDETGLGLTAPAGSPEEFGQIALESLAEFDPDYIFIIGKLGSEKTGYEPTFLEAGTADSNIWKSLKAVQAGNAYFLDPACMTGSPLGIKLAIETIADSVVLH, from the coding sequence ATGAAAAGATCGCTGGGACTTTTAGTCGCAATCGCATTATTGACAGGGCTTCTGGCAGGCTGTGCCGGGGCGCCTGCGAAGGATAGCACAAGCGGCGCCGCCGGGGAAGCGGCGTGGCCCAGAACAGTGGAGGATGATTACGGGCATCGCATTACGCTTGCAGAAAAGCCCGAACGAGTCGTGGTGCTGTATTACGGCCACATTGAAACCCTTATTGTGCTCGGTCACCCCCCGGTTGGGGCGGCGCTGGCCCACACGGCAATGCGCGGATTTGAAACACTCGAACGGTATGCGGATAAAATTGAAATCATTGACGTAGGGGATCCGTCAAAACCTAATTTGGAGCGAATACTGGAAGTTGCTCCCGATTTGATTATTGGTACGGCGACACATACCGGGGCTTATGATGATCTTAGTAAAATAGCGCCTACCGTTTTGTTTAACAGCGAAGACTGGGCAGCCAATCTGTACGACTATGCAGAATGCCTGGGTGCTGAGAAAGAGGCAGAGCAATATATCGCCGACGTGGATGCCTTAATGACGGATGCCAGAGAAAAACTGTCCGAATATAAAGACAAAACCTTCTTTATTGCTTTTGACCTTGGCAAAAACACCTTTGGCGCTATTGGTACAAAGGTAACCAGGCAGCAGGTTTTCTTTGACGATGAAACCGGACTTGGTCTGACGGCGCCGGCTGGAAGCCCGGAGGAATTTGGGCAGATAGCGCTGGAGTCATTAGCGGAGTTCGACCCTGATTACATCTTTATTATTGGTAAGCTCGGCTCGGAGAAAACAGGCTATGAACCAACTTTTTTGGAGGCGGGCACCGCAGATTCGAATATCTGGAAATCGTTAAAAGCCGTGCAAGCAGGAAATGCGTATTTCCTTGACCCCGCTTGCATGACGGGCTCGCCGCTGGGTATAAAACTGGCGATTGAAACGATTGCGGACAGTGTTGTCTTGCATTAG
- a CDS encoding AraC family transcriptional regulator: MKINANELMDYYSKATISFFDTVSDAVPSGLKGEGWRTYPKAGGIIIPIEGSACFTFNGTPYVMTPGMVIHAGPDMRLDKEVIGNKTWRYALVHYKIPEHEYASFPYYHRHFNIPVGTNPRLMNMMLQLLVSDATQGGQAALHRRSLFYHLIEEIVVSAKREHRDNVGELIDDAVAFIQENYSRQFTIAQLAAQYGMDGKRFAELFQRHIGMPPIRYLTDLRIERSKELLRISNCPVMQVAECVGYIDSYYFSRIFKKIAGISPTDFRVEAKAGKV, encoded by the coding sequence ATGAAAATTAACGCAAATGAACTCATGGACTATTATTCTAAGGCAACAATATCATTTTTTGATACAGTTTCTGATGCCGTTCCGAGTGGGCTTAAGGGCGAAGGGTGGCGTACATACCCCAAAGCAGGCGGTATTATCATTCCTATTGAGGGAAGCGCCTGCTTTACGTTCAACGGTACGCCTTATGTGATGACGCCCGGTATGGTCATTCATGCCGGGCCGGATATGCGCTTGGACAAAGAGGTGATTGGAAACAAAACTTGGCGTTACGCATTGGTTCACTATAAGATCCCGGAGCACGAATACGCTTCCTTTCCCTATTATCACAGGCATTTCAATATTCCTGTGGGGACGAATCCCCGCTTAATGAACATGATGCTGCAGTTGCTGGTGAGCGATGCCACACAGGGCGGGCAGGCGGCTCTGCATCGCCGCTCCCTGTTTTATCATCTGATTGAAGAAATCGTTGTGTCGGCAAAAAGGGAGCACCGGGACAACGTCGGCGAACTAATCGATGATGCCGTTGCTTTTATTCAGGAAAATTATTCACGACAGTTTACTATTGCTCAGCTTGCCGCGCAATATGGCATGGATGGGAAACGGTTTGCAGAGCTGTTCCAAAGACATATCGGTATGCCACCGATCCGTTATTTGACCGATCTTCGTATCGAGCGTTCCAAGGAGCTTTTGAGAATAAGCAACTGCCCTGTTATGCAGGTGGCGGAGTGCGTAGGCTATATTGATTCCTATTATTTCAGCCGAATATTCAAGAAAATTGCAGGGATTTCACCGACGGATTTTCGGGTAGAAGCGAAAGCGGGAAAAGTATAG